GCATCCTGGACCCCGGGGCGGAAAAAGGGAGGACTGCGCAATGGCGATGAGCACGGCACAGACGCCGGCCCGGCCCATGCGTGCCGACGCGCGCCGTAATTACGACCGGCTGCTGGGCGAGGCCCGTACGGCCTTCGCGGAACACGGCACCGACGCGTCCTTGGAGGACATCGCGCGCCGCGCGGGCGTGGGGATCGGCACGCTGTACCGGCACTTCCCGAACCGGCACGCGCTGATGAACGCCGTCTTCCAGGAGGCTTTGACCTCGCTGATCACCCGTTCCCACGAACTCGCGGGGGCGGAGCAGCCGTGCGGGGGCCTGGTGGAGTGGCTGGGCGCGATCATCACCCATGCGGGCGAGTACCGGGGGCTCGCCCAGGCGCTCATGTCGACGTCACGGGACGAGACTTCGGCGCTGTCGCAGTGCAATGTGCCGTTGCGCGAGGCGGGGGCGGTGCTGCTGGCGCGGGCGCAGGGAAGCGGGGCCGTGCGGGCGGACGTGTCGATCGACGACCTGATGCAGCTGACGAACGCGATCGCGCTGGCCGCGGAACAGTCGCCGGATGACCCGGAGTTGGCGGGCCGGCTGCTGATGCTGACCTTGCAGGGGCTGAAGGGGCCCAACACGGAGGGGAGTTGAGGGGGCGTGCGGGGCTCTGCCCCGGACCCCGGTCCTCAGTCGCCGGACGGGCCAGAAGGCCTTTTACCGCGTCCCGAGTACGAACATCGCGACCACCATCGCGAGTGCGAGTACCAGCCCCGCGCGGCGCATCATGTTCTGGGCGTCGCGGAGTTCCTTCGGGGGCCTGTTCTCGGGGTCGGACCACAGCATGGGACCGATCCTGCTTCGGCGGCGGATACCGCGCCTGAGTACGGGTACTCAGCCGCCCTGGTGCGTACGGACCAGATCGTGCCCGTACGCACCGGAGGCCCGGCCCGAAGTGGTCCGGACCTCCGGAAACGTGCGACCGCCGGCTATCCGGGCCAGTACGTCCGCGCCCAGGCCCGCGGGCCCGGCAGATGGCGCTCGCGCCGGGCGATGCGTTCCGGGTCGGACCACTGGCCGGGCAGCGCGGGCGCGTCGGACGACACGTCGGCCGTCGCCGCGGCGCGCGCCCGGACCACCGCCAGTGCGGCGGCCAGCTCCTCCGGGGTCGGGTTGCCCCGTACGACCTTGATCATGGCCAGGACCCTTTCTAGAGGGGGATGTTGCCGTGCTTCTTCGGGGGCAGCGACTCCCGCTTCGTACGCAGCTGGCGCAGCCCCTTCACGATGTGGGCGCGGGTGTCGGACGGCATGATCACCGCGTCCACGTAGCCGCGTTCGGCCGCCACGTACGGGTTGAGGAGCGTGTCCTCGTAGTCGGCGATCAGTTCGGCGCGGGTGGCTTCCGCCTCGGCGGGGTCCGTGACGGCGGCGATCGTGCGGCGGTGCAGGATGTTGACCGCGCCCTGCGCGCCCATGACCGCGATCTGCGCGGTCGGCCAGGCGACGTTGATGTCGGCGCCGAGGTGCTTGGAACCCATGACGTCGTACGCGCCGCCGAAGGCCTTGCGGGTGATCACGGTGATCAGCGGGACGGTCGCCTCCGCGTAGGCGTAGATCAGTTTGGCGCCGCGGCGGATGATGCCGCCGTACTC
This sequence is a window from Streptomyces sp. NBC_01217. Protein-coding genes within it:
- a CDS encoding TetR/AcrR family transcriptional regulator, with the translated sequence MAMSTAQTPARPMRADARRNYDRLLGEARTAFAEHGTDASLEDIARRAGVGIGTLYRHFPNRHALMNAVFQEALTSLITRSHELAGAEQPCGGLVEWLGAIITHAGEYRGLAQALMSTSRDETSALSQCNVPLREAGAVLLARAQGSGAVRADVSIDDLMQLTNAIALAAEQSPDDPELAGRLLMLTLQGLKGPNTEGS
- the mmpB gene encoding morphogenic membrane protein MmpB; the protein is MLWSDPENRPPKELRDAQNMMRRAGLVLALAMVVAMFVLGTR
- a CDS encoding acyl-CoA carboxylase subunit epsilon; its protein translation is MIKVVRGNPTPEELAAALAVVRARAAATADVSSDAPALPGQWSDPERIARRERHLPGPRAWARTYWPG